In the Euphorbia lathyris chromosome 5, ddEupLath1.1, whole genome shotgun sequence genome, one interval contains:
- the LOC136230739 gene encoding uncharacterized protein has product MSKDRPPEPLDFFIWTVEDVGLWLEEINLGSYRQIFKENGVNGEYLEGMSMFTTEQILRFIRRCHMKWGDFITLCKELRRIKVACLKGEQKVRRPWWAPSCLSIVFVKVAKRNRQSRVVSLKLEP; this is encoded by the exons ATGAGTAAAGATAGGCCGCCTGAGCCTCTTGATTTCTTCATTTGGACGGTTGAG GATGTTGGATTGTGGTTGGAAGAGATAAATTTGGGTAGCTATCGTCAAATTTTTAAGGAAAACGGTGTCAATGGAGAATATTTGGAGGGCATGTCCATGTTCACAACTGAACAGATTCTACGGTTTATAAGGCGGTGTCACATGAAATGGGGAGACTTCATCACACTGTGTAAGGAGCTCAGACGGATAAAAG TTGCTTGTCTAAAAGGAGAGCAAAAAGTTCGGCGGCCATGGTGGGCCCCGTCATGCCTATCCATAGTCTTTGTGAAGGTAGCAAAACGCAACAGACAGTCACGAGTTGTTTCTTTGAAGCTGGAACCCTGA